From Jatrophihabitans sp., a single genomic window includes:
- a CDS encoding sulfate ABC transporter substrate-binding protein — MTRTPSRRPAGAALVAAAAALLLAVTGCSSSDASSGGKLSLVAFSVPKPAYEALTTAFTATDKGKGVSWASSYGASGTQSQSVSNGQEADFVALSLEPDMTKLVPKFVDPSWNSGPTKGMVSSSVVVFAVRKGNPLQIKGWDDLIKTDVDIVTPDPGSSGGAKWNVLAAYSYVLANGGTEAQAQDYLKAFFANVVSKPSSAANATSTFLNGTGDVLLSYENEAIAARQKGQPLDYVVPAESILIENPGAVTKTAPQAAKDFLEFVRTETGQQVFVEKGFRPVIEGVPTGSVAGANDPANPFPPVAKLQTIADLGGWSAVNKKYFDKGSGIVTRIISGAGG, encoded by the coding sequence ATGACCAGGACCCCTTCCCGCCGGCCTGCCGGTGCCGCGCTGGTAGCCGCCGCGGCGGCGCTGTTGCTGGCGGTGACCGGCTGCTCGTCCTCCGACGCGTCCTCCGGCGGCAAGCTGTCCCTGGTCGCGTTCTCGGTGCCCAAGCCCGCCTACGAGGCGCTGACCACGGCGTTCACGGCCACCGACAAGGGCAAGGGCGTCAGCTGGGCATCCTCCTACGGCGCCAGCGGCACCCAGAGCCAGTCGGTCAGCAACGGCCAGGAAGCCGACTTCGTCGCGCTCTCGCTCGAGCCGGACATGACCAAGCTGGTGCCCAAGTTCGTCGACCCGAGCTGGAACAGCGGCCCGACCAAGGGCATGGTGTCGAGCTCGGTGGTGGTGTTCGCGGTCCGCAAGGGCAACCCGCTGCAGATCAAGGGCTGGGACGACCTGATCAAGACAGACGTCGACATCGTCACGCCCGACCCGGGGTCCTCCGGCGGGGCCAAGTGGAACGTGCTGGCCGCCTACTCCTACGTCCTGGCCAACGGCGGGACCGAGGCGCAGGCCCAGGACTACCTCAAGGCGTTCTTCGCCAACGTGGTCAGCAAGCCCTCCAGCGCCGCCAACGCGACCTCGACGTTCCTCAACGGCACCGGCGACGTCCTGCTGTCCTACGAGAACGAGGCCATCGCGGCGCGGCAGAAGGGCCAGCCGCTGGACTACGTGGTGCCGGCCGAGTCGATCCTGATCGAGAACCCGGGCGCGGTGACCAAGACCGCGCCGCAGGCGGCCAAGGACTTCCTGGAGTTCGTGCGCACCGAGACGGGCCAGCAGGTCTTCGTCGAGAAGGGCTTCCGGCCGGTGATCGAGGGCGTCCCGACGGGCAGCGTGGCCGGCGCCAACGACCCGGCCAACCCGTTCCCCCCGGTGGCCAAGCTGCAGACCATCGCGGACCTCGGCGGCTGGAGCGCGGTGAACAAGAAGTACTTCGACAAGGGCTCCGGCATCGTGACCAGGATCATCAGCGGCGCCGGTGGCTGA
- the cysT gene encoding sulfate ABC transporter permease subunit CysT produces MAESRAVPAGSRPRRHSHPTADRQRLGAVSGAGLGLAVLWLSLLVLLPLAAVVAKGAGAGLDDFWAAVTTPEALSVIRLTVLAAAAVSAVNAVMGTLIAWVLVREDFAGKRVLEVLIDIPFALPTIVAGLVLNTLYGPHSPIGVNWYATRPGVLVALLFVTLPFVVRTVEPVLLSLETDAEQAAASLGAGPIRTFVRIVLPAIAPAIAAGASLAFGRAMGEYGAVILISGQLPRTQVASQYIFQQIESGYLPDAAAVATVLLLISVLVLAALRGLQHWAARRG; encoded by the coding sequence GTGGCTGAGTCGCGGGCCGTGCCGGCCGGGTCGCGGCCGCGACGGCACAGCCACCCGACGGCGGATCGGCAGCGGCTGGGCGCCGTCTCGGGCGCCGGCCTGGGACTGGCGGTGCTCTGGCTGAGCCTGCTGGTGCTGCTGCCACTGGCCGCGGTGGTGGCCAAGGGGGCCGGCGCGGGGCTGGACGACTTCTGGGCCGCCGTCACCACCCCCGAGGCGCTGTCGGTGATCCGGCTGACCGTGCTGGCCGCTGCCGCGGTCAGCGCGGTCAACGCCGTGATGGGCACCCTGATCGCCTGGGTGCTGGTGCGCGAGGACTTCGCAGGCAAGCGGGTGCTCGAGGTGCTGATCGACATCCCGTTCGCCCTGCCGACGATCGTGGCCGGGTTGGTGCTGAACACCCTGTACGGCCCGCACAGCCCGATCGGGGTGAACTGGTACGCCACCCGGCCCGGGGTGCTGGTGGCGCTGCTGTTCGTGACCCTGCCGTTCGTGGTGCGCACCGTGGAACCGGTGCTGCTGTCGCTGGAGACCGACGCCGAGCAGGCCGCCGCCTCGCTCGGGGCCGGCCCGATCCGGACGTTCGTGCGGATCGTGCTGCCGGCCATCGCGCCGGCGATCGCCGCGGGGGCCTCGCTGGCATTCGGCAGGGCGATGGGGGAGTACGGCGCGGTCATCCTGATCTCCGGCCAGCTGCCCAGAACCCAGGTCGCCTCGCAGTACATCTTCCAGCAGATCGAGAGCGGCTACCTGCCGGACGCGGCGGCGGTCGCGACCGTGCTGCTGCTGATCAGCGTGCTGGTGCTGGCCGCGCTGCGCGGCCTGCAGCACTGGGCGGCGCGCCGTGGCTGA